From the Halobellus litoreus genome, the window ATCAGGGTCCTTGGTGCTCTCAATCTCGTTTTAGAACCTAACTATATATTATCTGGTCCGTAAGAACAGTACGCGAAATCGACGACGGATCCGCCGACCTTACGGACCGAAGTGACGCGAACGTTACCCGGTTACCGAGCGGTTCGCTAACGATTAACAGGGTAGAACCGCTACTATCGATGATGGAGACGAATTCTACGCGGTCGGCGGAGCAGTCGGCGGCAGCGGCCGAGGAGATCACAGAGGAAGAGGCCTTCGACCGACTGATCCGCGAAGAACGGCAGGTCCTCGTGGACTTCTACGCGGACTGGTGCGGTCCCTGTCAGTTGATGGCCGAAACGGTGGAGGAACTCGCAGCGGAGTGCGACGCGGCGGTCGTCAAAATCGACACCGAGACGCTTCCGCAGGTGGCCCATCAGTACGGCGTGCAGTCGATACCGACGTTTCTCGTTCTCGACGACGGCGACGTCGTAGACCGACTGGTGGGGGTGCAGAACAAGGAGGCCTTGGCGCGACTCGTCGAATGACTGTCGAGAGGTGCACCCACGTCGAGGGCGGCGCTCGGACGAGAGTGGCTGGGCCTTCGGACAGAACCCACTGAGGAGGTGACCGCTCGCTCACTTGAGGATTTTAGCGGTTGCAGCGACATCGTACGAACACGATGTCGAAAGTCCCAGCCGCTAGATCGGGTGACCCGCCAGAGAGATGAGCCCGGAGACGCCCTCTGGCCGGCTCCATAGCGTCCTCGAACTCGGAGCGAACCTTCGGGGCGCGTTCGCCGACCTGCTCTCACAGGAGTTTTCCTACTCGACGGGGCACGCCGCCGCGATCCTGAGCGGGTGCCTGTTCGCGCCGTCGCTTCTGACCTTCTGGTTCGTCAACGGGCTCCTCGATTTCTCGACCGCCGTCGCTATCGGTGCAGTGGCCACCCCGGCCGGACTGCAGGTGCGATTGCTCGCGTACGTTCTCCTCGTACCGACGTTCCTGATCGCGAGGGCCGTCGTCCACCTGCTTCACCCGGTTCACCGGGCGCAAGTCCTGGACGGGTCGTGCCCGAACACGCAACTTCTCAGCCTCGACTGGGTCAGTATGGGCATCCTCGCGACGGGGCTTCCCCTGGCGCTACAGAACTTCGGACCCTGGATCGGGATGAACGCGGTGTTCGTGTTCGGCGTGTTCGTCCTTCCGCGTGCGCTTCCCGACCGTAGAGCGGAAGGCGTCAAGCTCGTCGCCCTCGTCCTCGGTGGACTCGTCTTCCTGTACGCGAACTACGGTGCGACACTGACCGGGGTGCCGCACCCGTCGACGATCCTCGGCCCGGTCGCGACGTTTTCGCTCGGGGACGCCACGACGGAGCGGCTGTTCCGGTTCGCCAACAGCGTCGTCTTCGGTCCCTTGGTGATCGGACTGTTCGGGATCGCGATGAACCACCTCCTGACGAGACCGGAACTCGCCGAGATCCCGGTCGTTCGGCACACCCTGCCACGGCGTGATCCCGACGCGGTCGTCCTGACGAGTGCGGTGTTCGGGACCGCGTTCTACCTCGTCGTCGTCGCGGTCGTGACCGGGACTCTGGTGGTGGTTCCGTAGCTGTCGCGATCGGTCGACTCCGAGTACTCGCCGATCCGCCGCCCTGTCGTCGGTCGGTCACACGGACCCGCCTCCGGGTTTTATTGCGTTCCCAGTAGACGAGGCACCGATGGCTGACCAGTACGAGATGATCGAGGTCGAGGCGGCTGAACTGGAGCTCTCGGAGAAGTCCGGGACGCGGAATATCGACCTGGGTGAGGCCCTAGGGTGCGAGAAGATGCGACCCAGAATGTGGTTCGTCGAGCCGGGACACGACCGCAAGCGGTATCATTCCCACGAGGAGCAAGAGGAGTTCTACTACGTGCTCTCGGGACCGGGCCGAATGCGGATCGCCGGCGAGACGCACACGATACCGGAGGGGACTGCGGTTAGGATCTCGCCGGAAACGCCTCGAAAGACGTTCAACGACACCGACCGCGAACACGTCTGGTTGGTCGTCGGGGCCCCCGCCGTCGAGGACCCGGGAATCGTCCACGAGGAGTGAGCCTCTCGTCGATCGACGGTCGGCGGGTCTTGCTGCGCGGTGTGGGGTCGACGGGGAACCGCGACCCTTCTCCGAGTCGTGCGCTCGGCGCCGACGTCCGCGAACGGCGACTCGATGCTCGAATCGGATCCGGACGGTCTCGAGTGCGGAGAGTCGTGAGATACGATACCATAGTACTATCGCACTCGGGCGTTCGTCACGCATCGCTGGGGCGCGTATATACCAATCGCGACCGTATCGCGTAGGTATGATCGTTCTTGATGCGGTCTTTCCGATCGATCCCCAGAAACGCGAGGAAGCGATAGAGCTGTTCGGAGCGGTCGCCGAAGCGTCACGGGCCGAAGACGGGGTACTCGAGTACCGCGTCGCGGCGGGCATCGACGACGAGAACCGGTTCCAGTT encodes:
- the trxA gene encoding thioredoxin, producing the protein METNSTRSAEQSAAAAEEITEEEAFDRLIREERQVLVDFYADWCGPCQLMAETVEELAAECDAAVVKIDTETLPQVAHQYGVQSIPTFLVLDDGDVVDRLVGVQNKEALARLVE
- a CDS encoding putative quinol monooxygenase yields the protein MIVLDAVFPIDPQKREEAIELFGAVAEASRAEDGVLEYRVAAGIDDENRFQFFERYEDDAAFAAHGESEHVERLGAELPDLLAGEPEVTRFDVDSASAVEL
- a CDS encoding cupin domain-containing protein yields the protein MADQYEMIEVEAAELELSEKSGTRNIDLGEALGCEKMRPRMWFVEPGHDRKRYHSHEEQEEFYYVLSGPGRMRIAGETHTIPEGTAVRISPETPRKTFNDTDREHVWLVVGAPAVEDPGIVHEE